The following coding sequences are from one Pseudonocardia sp. EC080619-01 window:
- the mshA gene encoding D-inositol-3-phosphate glycosyltransferase: MTIDDSRALPRRVAVLSVHTSPTEQPGTGDAGGMNVYVAQTAIRMARRGVEVEIFTRATSSEQPPTVELAPGATVRFVAAGPFEGLGKDDLPSQLCAFTAGVLRAEARHEPGWYDVVHSHYWLSGQVGWLARDRWGVPLVHSAHTLAKVKNAALAAGDTPEPRARVIGEDQVVAEADRLVANTEIESKQLLDLYDADPRRTVTIPPGVDTDRFRPGDRAAARAELDLPADAVVLAFVGRIQRLKAPDVLLRAAAELLARTPSLRERLVVLIAGGPSGSGLAEPTSLHELAAELGITDVVRFLPPRGGDDLVTVYRAADVVAVPSHNESFGLVALEAQACGTPVVATRVGGLPVAVAEGRSGLLVTGHDISDWADALGELALDPARRERMAGVAAGHARRFSWDRTTDALLGAYDEARAEFRARVLGRV; this comes from the coding sequence GTGACGATCGACGACTCGAGGGCGCTGCCGCGCCGGGTCGCGGTGCTCTCCGTGCACACCTCCCCGACCGAACAGCCCGGTACCGGCGACGCCGGCGGGATGAACGTCTACGTGGCGCAGACCGCGATCCGGATGGCCCGTCGTGGCGTCGAGGTGGAGATCTTCACCCGCGCCACGTCGTCCGAGCAGCCGCCGACGGTGGAGCTCGCGCCGGGTGCGACGGTCCGGTTCGTCGCGGCCGGTCCGTTCGAGGGGCTCGGCAAGGACGACCTGCCCAGCCAGCTGTGCGCCTTCACCGCGGGCGTGCTGCGCGCCGAGGCCCGGCACGAACCCGGCTGGTACGACGTCGTCCACTCGCACTACTGGCTCTCCGGCCAGGTCGGGTGGCTGGCCCGGGACCGCTGGGGTGTGCCGCTGGTGCACTCCGCGCACACCCTCGCCAAGGTCAAGAACGCCGCGCTGGCGGCCGGGGACACCCCGGAACCGCGGGCCCGGGTGATCGGCGAGGACCAGGTCGTCGCCGAGGCGGACCGGCTCGTCGCGAACACCGAGATCGAGTCCAAACAGCTGCTCGACCTCTACGACGCCGACCCGCGCCGCACCGTCACCATCCCGCCCGGGGTCGACACCGACCGGTTCCGGCCCGGCGACCGGGCTGCGGCCCGCGCGGAGCTGGACCTCCCGGCCGACGCCGTCGTGCTCGCCTTCGTCGGCCGCATCCAGCGACTCAAGGCCCCGGACGTGCTGCTGCGCGCCGCCGCCGAGCTGCTCGCCCGGACGCCGTCGCTGCGCGAGCGGCTGGTCGTGCTGATCGCGGGCGGGCCGTCCGGGTCGGGGCTGGCCGAGCCGACCTCGCTGCACGAGCTGGCCGCCGAGCTGGGTATCACCGACGTCGTGCGGTTCCTCCCGCCCCGCGGCGGCGACGACCTGGTGACCGTCTACCGGGCGGCCGACGTGGTCGCCGTCCCCAGCCACAACGAGTCGTTCGGTCTGGTCGCGCTGGAGGCCCAGGCCTGCGGCACCCCGGTCGTCGCGACCCGGGTGGGCGGGCTGCCGGTGGCCGTCGCCGAGGGCCGGTCCGGGCTGCTCGTGACCGGGCACGACATCTCCGACTGGGCGGACGCGCTGGGCGAGCTGGCGCTGGATCCGGCCCGCCGGGAGCGGATGGCCGGTGTCGCGGCCGGGCACGCGCGCCGGTTCTCCTGGGACCGCACGACCGACGCCCTGCTGGGCGCCTACGACGAGGCCCGCGCCGAGTTCCGCGCGCGGGTGCTGGGACGGGTATGA
- a CDS encoding VOC family protein, with protein sequence MPVQRLNHAVLYVRDVARSVAFYTDTLGFRTVVELPGGQGAFLQAAGSSNDHDLALFGIGDGAGASQAGRGTVGLYHLAWEVDTLGELARVGQKLQEAGALAGASDHGTTKALYAHDPDGLEFEVCWLVPAALIDGGDGMRTARLDLQAEIDRYGADTPGGIGVSVPA encoded by the coding sequence ATGCCCGTGCAGCGCCTGAACCACGCCGTCCTCTACGTCCGCGACGTCGCCCGCAGCGTCGCCTTCTACACCGACACGCTCGGCTTCCGCACGGTCGTCGAGCTCCCGGGCGGGCAGGGCGCGTTCCTGCAGGCCGCCGGCTCGTCGAACGACCACGACCTCGCCCTGTTCGGGATCGGGGACGGGGCGGGCGCCTCGCAGGCCGGGCGCGGCACCGTCGGGCTCTACCACCTGGCGTGGGAGGTCGACACCCTCGGCGAGCTCGCCCGGGTCGGGCAGAAGCTGCAGGAGGCGGGCGCCCTCGCCGGCGCCTCCGACCACGGCACCACGAAGGCCCTCTACGCCCACGACCCGGACGGGCTGGAGTTCGAGGTCTGCTGGCTGGTGCCTGCCGCGCTGATCGACGGCGGGGACGGGATGCGGACCGCCCGGCTCGACCTCCAGGCCGAGATCGACCGCTACGGCGCCGACACCCCGGGCGGGATCGGCGTCTCGGTGCCTGCCTGA
- a CDS encoding FAD-dependent oxidoreductase, with protein sequence MGDCRRAVVVGAGIAGLSCAIRLRERDWSVRVLADVPVEGSTSHLAAAVWFPTRAGPRDKVLDWGRRTFDALAAQARAGVPGVVMRESLTLYRAEPEPQWWAAAVDGVRPARPDELPPGYRHGLRFAVPLVEMPVHLPWLAGEAQRRGIVLERRRVASLAEAGGGADLVVNCSGLGARTLVGDTSVTPVRGQIVRVANPGLALSVRDEQHPGGRAYVHPREHDCILGGTLDEGVWDATPDPAVGAAIVGRCADIAPALRGAEVLEHVAGLRPARPEVRLEAEDATGDTPRVIHDYGHGGSGITLSWGCADDVAALAEPA encoded by the coding sequence GTGGGGGACTGTCGGCGGGCCGTGGTGGTGGGTGCCGGGATCGCGGGGCTGAGCTGCGCGATCCGGCTGCGTGAGCGGGACTGGTCGGTACGGGTGCTGGCCGACGTCCCGGTGGAGGGGTCCACCTCGCACCTCGCGGCGGCGGTCTGGTTCCCGACCCGCGCCGGGCCCCGCGACAAGGTGCTCGACTGGGGCCGGCGGACGTTCGACGCGCTCGCCGCACAGGCCCGTGCCGGCGTGCCGGGCGTCGTCATGCGGGAGTCGCTGACGCTGTACCGCGCGGAGCCGGAGCCGCAGTGGTGGGCCGCGGCCGTCGACGGGGTCCGCCCCGCGCGGCCCGACGAACTCCCTCCCGGCTATCGGCACGGGCTGCGGTTCGCGGTGCCGCTGGTGGAGATGCCGGTGCACCTGCCGTGGCTGGCCGGCGAGGCGCAGCGTCGCGGGATCGTCCTCGAACGCCGTCGCGTCGCGTCGCTCGCGGAGGCGGGCGGCGGGGCGGACCTCGTCGTGAACTGTTCCGGGCTGGGGGCGCGCACGCTGGTCGGCGACACCTCGGTGACCCCGGTGCGCGGGCAGATCGTGCGGGTCGCCAATCCCGGTCTCGCCCTCTCGGTGCGCGACGAGCAGCATCCCGGCGGCCGGGCGTACGTCCACCCGCGCGAGCACGACTGCATCCTCGGCGGCACCCTCGACGAGGGTGTCTGGGACGCCACCCCGGACCCCGCGGTCGGCGCGGCGATCGTCGGACGCTGCGCGGACATCGCCCCGGCGCTGCGCGGCGCCGAGGTCCTCGAGCACGTCGCCGGCCTGCGTCCGGCCCGCCCGGAGGTGCGGCTGGAGGCCGAGGACGCGACCGGGGACACCCCGCGGGTGATCCACGACTACGGCCACGGGGGCTCCGGGATCACGCTGTCCTGGGGCTGCGCCGACGACGTCGCCGCCCTCGCCGAGCCGGCCTGA
- a CDS encoding TenA family protein — protein sequence MSFTGELRESSTTAWDAAVGHRFVDELWDGSVDRDVLRHYLEQDLQFVDAFLALLGAAVADADRPAPRVRLARQLGLVAGPENDYFERSLDRLGGTSTPDRRAPTVGFVDLMGEARDAGYAEALAVLLVAEWLYLDWATRPGATAPDDAVCREWIDLHRGIEFEEWVAFLRDELDRVADALGPERRERVAALFVRAVDLELAFFDAAYEL from the coding sequence ATGTCGTTCACCGGGGAGCTGCGGGAGTCGAGCACGACGGCGTGGGACGCGGCGGTCGGGCACCGCTTCGTCGACGAGCTGTGGGACGGGTCGGTGGACCGCGACGTCCTGCGGCACTACCTGGAGCAGGACCTCCAGTTCGTCGACGCCTTCCTCGCGCTGCTCGGCGCGGCCGTCGCGGACGCGGACCGGCCGGCACCGCGGGTGCGGCTGGCCCGGCAGCTCGGGCTCGTCGCCGGGCCGGAGAACGACTACTTCGAGCGCTCGCTCGACCGGCTCGGCGGCACGAGCACCCCGGACCGGCGGGCGCCGACCGTCGGGTTCGTCGACCTGATGGGCGAGGCACGCGACGCCGGGTACGCCGAGGCGCTCGCGGTGCTGCTCGTCGCCGAGTGGCTGTACCTGGACTGGGCGACGCGGCCGGGTGCCACCGCGCCGGACGACGCGGTCTGCCGCGAGTGGATCGACCTGCACCGCGGCATCGAGTTCGAGGAGTGGGTGGCGTTCCTCCGCGACGAGCTGGACCGGGTCGCCGACGCGCTCGGCCCGGAGCGGCGCGAGCGGGTCGCCGCACTGTTCGTGCGCGCGGTGGACCTGGAGCTGGCGTTCTTCGACGCCGCCTACGAGCTCTGA
- a CDS encoding transcriptional regulator, protein MPEPAADSRLVPLLLDPTRLRIAATLVAAGEVEFGFVRDRVGLSDSALSKQVKALTGAGIVTSRREPSGAARRTWLRLTTEGREQVGTHILALREISSGGDPGPA, encoded by the coding sequence GTGCCTGAGCCCGCCGCCGACTCCCGCCTGGTCCCGCTGCTGCTCGACCCGACCCGCCTGCGGATCGCCGCCACCCTCGTCGCGGCGGGCGAGGTCGAGTTCGGCTTCGTCCGCGACCGTGTCGGCCTGTCCGACTCGGCGCTGTCGAAACAGGTGAAGGCCCTCACCGGAGCCGGCATCGTCACCTCCCGCCGTGAGCCGTCAGGCGCCGCGCGGCGCACCTGGCTCCGGCTGACGACGGAGGGCCGCGAGCAGGTCGGGACGCACATCCTCGCGCTGCGGGAGATCTCCTCCGGGGGCGACCCCGGACCCGCCTGA
- a CDS encoding helix-turn-helix domain-containing protein, which yields MTEHLPRSAVARISFRSGTAAEVERFAAEHYAATSVRDVPGGRGFELGHETLAAPGFSLSEMWLSLGLDALVDPVDEHYVVDHVRAGRMLWETEAFGTLRLGPGDIAVMPPSGRFHDRVEEADLDVAALDARIVAELAEQVHGVPAERFRLTGLLPVSPGHARDWDRTVVHVRDRLLGNPMLVESPILLDAALRMLVGAFLVTFPSTVLTDAARRNRTSVAAPPARVTRETVEYLRTHAGSPVGPLDLVRMTGVPARDAAAGLRRAGADPAAVLWRSRLDGARRDLVAGDPVLIPDLVDRVAARWGFARPDRFRITYTREYGETPERTARR from the coding sequence GTGACCGAGCACCTGCCCCGGAGCGCCGTCGCCCGGATCAGCTTCCGGTCCGGCACGGCCGCCGAGGTCGAGCGGTTCGCCGCCGAGCACTACGCGGCGACCTCGGTCCGGGACGTCCCGGGCGGACGCGGGTTCGAGCTCGGGCACGAGACCCTCGCCGCTCCCGGGTTCTCGCTCAGCGAGATGTGGCTCTCCCTCGGGCTCGACGCACTGGTGGACCCGGTCGACGAGCACTACGTCGTCGACCACGTGCGTGCCGGCCGGATGCTGTGGGAGACCGAGGCGTTCGGCACGCTGCGGCTGGGCCCCGGGGACATCGCGGTGATGCCGCCGTCGGGCCGGTTCCACGACCGCGTCGAGGAGGCGGACCTCGACGTCGCGGCGCTCGATGCCCGGATCGTCGCCGAACTCGCCGAGCAGGTCCACGGTGTCCCCGCCGAACGGTTCCGGCTGACCGGTCTGCTGCCCGTCTCCCCCGGCCACGCCCGCGACTGGGACCGGACCGTGGTGCACGTCCGTGACCGGCTGCTCGGCAACCCGATGCTGGTCGAGAGCCCGATCCTGCTCGACGCCGCGCTCCGGATGCTGGTCGGCGCGTTCCTGGTGACGTTCCCGAGCACGGTGCTCACCGACGCCGCCCGCCGCAACCGGACCTCGGTCGCCGCACCCCCGGCCCGCGTCACCCGGGAGACCGTCGAGTACCTGCGCACCCACGCCGGTTCCCCCGTCGGTCCGCTCGATCTCGTCCGCATGACCGGCGTTCCGGCGCGCGACGCGGCGGCCGGACTGCGCCGGGCGGGCGCCGATCCGGCCGCGGTGCTCTGGCGGAGCCGGCTCGACGGCGCCCGCCGTGACCTCGTCGCCGGTGACCCCGTCCTGATCCCGGACCTCGTCGACCGGGTCGCGGCGCGCTGGGGCTTCGCCCGCCCGGACCGCTTCCGGATCACCTACACCCGCGAGTACGGGGAGACCCCCGAACGGACGGCGCGGCGCTGA
- the cutA gene encoding divalent-cation tolerance protein CutA, with amino-acid sequence MSEHVVVLTTTDSEAAARELAAGAVEARLGACAQVLGPVTSVFRWDGAVQTEAEWRVEIKTAGDRVDALIAHLVERHTYDEPEIIAMPVTGGSTGYLSWVVGETR; translated from the coding sequence ATGAGCGAACACGTCGTCGTCCTCACCACGACCGACAGCGAGGCCGCCGCGCGAGAGCTGGCCGCCGGTGCCGTGGAAGCACGGCTCGGGGCCTGCGCCCAGGTTCTCGGGCCGGTGACCAGCGTCTTCCGCTGGGACGGTGCGGTGCAGACGGAGGCGGAGTGGCGGGTCGAGATCAAGACAGCCGGGGACCGCGTCGACGCGCTGATCGCGCACCTGGTGGAGCGTCACACCTACGACGAGCCGGAGATCATCGCGATGCCGGTCACCGGGGGCAGCACCGGGTACCTATCCTGGGTGGTGGGAGAGACCCGCTGA
- a CDS encoding GntR family transcriptional regulator has product MGGRTLVRGDGTPLWQQLLADLRRRLEEGEFDAALPGEFAIAAEYSVSRYTVREALRRMREDGAVVASRGRVARPAGPAPIEQPLDEPYSLYVAVEAAGRTQRSVVRTFEVRADGVIATRMGLEESTPLVHLERLRLADGEPLAVDRVWLPEDLAAPLLDIDFTHTGIYPEYRRRCGIRVDGGSENIRATIPGRGEQELLGIGEGVAALSIERLGLSGDRPVEWRHTLVRGDRFSVTARFSARSGYRVDLSEPS; this is encoded by the coding sequence ATGGGCGGGCGGACCCTGGTCCGCGGCGACGGGACGCCGCTGTGGCAGCAGCTGCTGGCGGACCTGCGCCGGCGGCTGGAGGAGGGCGAGTTCGACGCCGCCCTGCCCGGCGAGTTCGCGATCGCCGCCGAGTACTCGGTGAGCCGCTACACCGTCCGCGAGGCGCTGCGGCGCATGCGGGAGGACGGTGCCGTCGTCGCCAGCCGCGGCCGGGTCGCCCGGCCGGCCGGGCCGGCGCCGATCGAGCAGCCGCTGGACGAGCCGTACTCGCTCTACGTCGCCGTCGAGGCGGCCGGGCGGACGCAGCGCAGCGTCGTGCGGACCTTCGAGGTGCGGGCCGACGGGGTGATCGCGACCCGGATGGGTCTGGAGGAGTCGACCCCGCTCGTCCACCTGGAGCGCCTGCGGCTCGCCGACGGCGAGCCCCTGGCCGTCGACCGGGTGTGGCTGCCGGAGGACCTGGCCGCGCCGCTGCTCGACATCGACTTCACGCACACCGGCATCTACCCCGAGTACCGGCGTCGCTGCGGGATCCGGGTCGACGGCGGCAGCGAGAACATCCGCGCGACGATCCCGGGCCGCGGCGAGCAGGAGCTGCTCGGGATCGGCGAGGGCGTGGCCGCGCTGTCCATCGAGCGGCTCGGGCTCTCCGGGGACCGCCCGGTCGAGTGGCGGCACACCCTGGTGCGGGGCGACCGGTTCTCCGTCACCGCCCGGTTCTCCGCGCGGTCCGGCTACCGGGTGGACCTGTCCGAACCGTCCTGA
- a CDS encoding YbjN domain-containing protein: protein MSDDDLDTVIGDALADMEVDHVHRGAGQWLVTLPGEARLQTQTWLLVREQTLAVQAFVCRRPDENFEGVYRFMLLRNAKLYGVHYCLDRVGDIHLVGRVPRHAVTADEVDRLLGSVLETADGDFNTFLELGFASSIRREYAWRTAHGESTANLKAFEHLVE, encoded by the coding sequence ATGAGCGACGACGATCTCGACACGGTGATCGGCGACGCGCTCGCCGACATGGAGGTCGACCACGTCCACCGGGGTGCGGGCCAGTGGCTCGTCACGCTGCCGGGGGAGGCCCGCCTGCAGACCCAGACCTGGCTGCTGGTCCGCGAGCAGACCCTCGCGGTGCAGGCGTTCGTGTGCCGCAGGCCGGACGAGAACTTCGAGGGTGTCTACCGGTTCATGCTGCTGCGCAACGCCAAGCTCTACGGCGTGCACTACTGCCTGGACCGGGTCGGTGACATCCACCTGGTGGGCCGGGTCCCCCGGCACGCGGTGACCGCCGACGAGGTCGACCGGCTCCTCGGCTCGGTGCTGGAGACCGCGGACGGCGACTTCAACACCTTCCTGGAGCTCGGTTTCGCCTCGTCGATCCGGCGCGAGTACGCGTGGCGGACCGCGCACGGCGAGTCGACGGCGAACCTGAAGGCGTTCGAGCACCTCGTCGAGTGA
- a CDS encoding VOC family protein, whose amino-acid sequence MLVPPDQEVPVLDHLSLPVRDPDASARFYLQVFAPLGLSEMMRFPRDGGSVVAIGGTDGQPRFWLGPGGPATPPELHVALAAPDRAAVDAVHEAARAAGTEVLHAPRLWPEYHPAYYAVFLRDPDGHNVEAVCHRP is encoded by the coding sequence ATGCTGGTGCCCCCTGACCAGGAGGTGCCCGTGCTCGACCACCTGTCGCTGCCCGTCCGGGACCCGGACGCGTCGGCCCGCTTCTACCTGCAGGTCTTCGCCCCGCTCGGGCTGTCGGAGATGATGCGGTTCCCCCGCGACGGCGGATCCGTCGTCGCGATCGGCGGCACGGACGGGCAGCCCCGGTTCTGGCTCGGCCCCGGCGGGCCCGCCACACCGCCGGAGCTGCACGTCGCGCTCGCCGCACCGGACCGGGCCGCGGTGGACGCCGTGCACGAGGCCGCACGGGCGGCCGGCACCGAGGTGCTGCACGCGCCGCGGCTCTGGCCCGAGTACCACCCCGCGTACTACGCGGTGTTCCTGCGCGACCCGGACGGGCACAACGTCGAGGCGGTCTGCCACCGCCCCTAG
- a CDS encoding Lrp/AsnC family transcriptional regulator has product MNEIDATDRKLLDLLRIDGRAGWAELGERVGLSASAVRRRVDRLTARGVITGFGVRVDPGAEREPGVEAYVELFCRGTVAPSELQRMLSAVPEVVTAGTITGEADALVLLRSRDVRSLEDALERLRMAANVDHTRSAVVLTWLVSR; this is encoded by the coding sequence GTGAACGAGATCGACGCGACCGACCGGAAGCTGCTGGACCTGCTGCGCATCGACGGCCGGGCCGGCTGGGCCGAGCTCGGCGAGCGCGTGGGGCTCTCCGCGTCCGCCGTGCGGCGGCGGGTGGACCGGCTCACCGCGCGCGGGGTGATCACCGGTTTCGGCGTCCGCGTCGATCCCGGCGCCGAGCGGGAACCGGGGGTCGAGGCCTACGTCGAGCTGTTCTGCCGCGGCACCGTGGCGCCGAGCGAGCTGCAGCGGATGCTGTCGGCGGTGCCCGAGGTGGTGACCGCCGGGACGATCACCGGCGAGGCCGACGCGCTGGTCCTGCTGCGCTCGCGCGACGTGCGCTCCCTGGAGGACGCCCTGGAGCGGCTCCGGATGGCGGCGAACGTCGACCACACCCGCTCGGCCGTCGTCCTCACCTGGCTGGTCTCTCGTTGA
- a CDS encoding helix-turn-helix domain-containing protein, which translates to MTGEAPLDRFDVRSRDPEFAHEVIREAYFDHEVRFLGSTEDFEFAHTGVVAPQFMTVRFEYAMAARLRSGASPQDLVIDTVATGRLALSDGPDVLRVSPGEPVLMPTDGAGWDFEMAAVQVDAVVLDRTTVERAAESLFEVDGPGPVFPSRTAASPESARYWNGVVAHVRDAILADDEVASSPLVLAEAARSLATAALVAFPNSARTRFDDRARDGWSGPAVLRRALDYVDEHAGEDIGVADIARAARIGVRGLQHLFRRHRGRTPLEELRRVRLARAHADLLAADPTYGDTVGAIAARWGFGHAGRFSVEYRKVHGRAPSETLRDRPRTAQRNRPG; encoded by the coding sequence ATGACGGGGGAGGCGCCCCTGGACCGGTTCGACGTGCGGTCGCGCGATCCCGAGTTCGCCCACGAGGTGATCCGCGAGGCGTACTTCGACCACGAGGTCCGGTTCCTCGGGTCCACCGAGGACTTCGAGTTCGCCCACACCGGCGTGGTGGCGCCGCAGTTCATGACGGTCCGCTTCGAGTACGCCATGGCTGCCCGGCTCCGGTCGGGGGCGTCCCCGCAGGACCTGGTGATCGACACCGTGGCGACCGGGCGGCTGGCACTGAGCGACGGGCCGGACGTGCTGCGGGTCTCCCCGGGCGAGCCCGTACTGATGCCCACCGACGGGGCGGGCTGGGACTTCGAGATGGCCGCCGTCCAGGTGGACGCGGTCGTGCTGGACCGCACCACCGTGGAACGTGCCGCCGAGTCGCTGTTCGAGGTCGACGGGCCCGGGCCGGTGTTCCCGTCGCGGACCGCGGCCTCACCGGAGTCGGCCCGGTACTGGAACGGCGTCGTCGCCCACGTCCGGGACGCGATCCTTGCCGACGACGAGGTGGCGTCGAGCCCGCTGGTCCTGGCCGAGGCCGCCCGGTCGCTGGCGACGGCCGCGCTGGTGGCCTTCCCGAACTCGGCCCGCACGCGGTTCGACGACCGTGCCCGCGACGGCTGGTCGGGCCCGGCGGTCCTGCGGCGGGCGCTGGACTACGTCGACGAGCACGCGGGCGAGGACATCGGTGTCGCCGACATCGCCCGCGCGGCCCGGATCGGGGTGCGCGGACTGCAGCACCTGTTCCGCAGGCACCGTGGCCGCACGCCGCTGGAGGAGCTCCGCCGGGTGCGGCTCGCCCGCGCACACGCCGACCTCCTGGCGGCCGACCCCACCTACGGGGACACGGTCGGCGCGATCGCCGCACGCTGGGGCTTCGGGCACGCGGGCAGGTTCTCCGTGGAGTACCGGAAGGTCCACGGTCGCGCGCCCTCCGAGACCCTGCGCGACCGGCCGCGTACGGCGCAGCGGAACCGGCCGGGCTGA
- a CDS encoding AMP-binding protein, producing MRSPYPDVDIPDVSLTEFLFADGFGDRADAPAILDGTNGSQLTYTEFHDLVEKIAGGLAARGVVQGDVVALFAPNLPQWAALFHGILRANGIVTSANSMYTAGELAHQLRDSGAKMVITVSPFLDRAVPGAKEAGLSEDVVLTIDATEGHDSLADLVSSGAPAPELATSSTDTAVLPYSSGTTGLAKGVILTHRNLVANLLQVQAMGDVTDQTKIMAFLPFFHIYGMTVMMNQGLHARATVVTMPKFDLEQFLGIVHEYRVDRLYIAPPVAVALAKHPVVDSYDLSCVKTIFSGAAPLDGELGRAVARRLDCTVLQGYGMTELSPVSHCMPDDRGDLDLNSSGFALPNIECKLVDPESGQEVGVGERGELWVKGPNVMVGYLNNTDATDATKDAEGFLHTGDIAVVDDEGVYSIVDRVKELIKYKGYQVPPAELEALLLTHEKIADTAVIGVKDAEGEEVPKAFVVKQASGADLTEDEVMSFVAGKVAPHKKVRVVEFIDQIPKSASGKILRKDLRARETSNA from the coding sequence ATGCGCAGCCCGTACCCGGATGTCGACATCCCCGACGTCTCGCTGACCGAGTTCCTGTTCGCCGACGGGTTCGGTGATCGGGCGGACGCGCCCGCGATCCTGGACGGCACGAACGGCAGCCAGCTGACCTACACCGAGTTCCACGACCTCGTCGAGAAGATCGCGGGCGGGCTCGCCGCCCGCGGCGTCGTGCAGGGCGACGTCGTCGCCCTGTTCGCGCCGAACCTCCCGCAGTGGGCGGCGCTGTTCCACGGCATCCTGCGTGCGAACGGCATCGTGACCAGCGCGAACTCGATGTACACCGCCGGGGAGCTGGCGCACCAGCTGCGCGACTCCGGCGCGAAGATGGTCATCACCGTCTCGCCGTTCCTGGACCGGGCCGTGCCCGGCGCCAAGGAGGCGGGGCTCTCCGAGGACGTCGTGCTGACGATCGACGCGACCGAGGGTCACGACTCGCTGGCCGATCTCGTCTCGTCCGGCGCGCCGGCCCCCGAGCTCGCGACGAGCTCGACCGACACCGCGGTGCTGCCCTACTCGTCGGGCACCACCGGCCTCGCCAAGGGCGTGATCCTCACCCACCGCAACCTGGTCGCGAACCTGCTCCAGGTGCAGGCGATGGGGGACGTCACCGACCAGACGAAGATCATGGCGTTCCTGCCGTTCTTCCACATCTACGGCATGACCGTGATGATGAACCAGGGCCTGCACGCCCGGGCCACGGTCGTCACGATGCCGAAGTTCGATCTCGAGCAGTTCCTCGGGATCGTGCACGAGTACCGCGTCGACCGGCTCTACATCGCCCCGCCGGTCGCCGTCGCGCTGGCCAAGCACCCGGTCGTCGACTCCTACGACCTGTCCTGCGTGAAGACGATCTTCTCCGGCGCCGCGCCGCTGGACGGCGAGCTCGGCCGGGCCGTCGCCAGGCGGCTCGACTGCACCGTGCTCCAGGGCTACGGCATGACCGAGCTGTCCCCGGTCAGCCACTGCATGCCCGACGACCGCGGCGACCTCGACCTGAACTCGTCCGGCTTCGCGCTGCCGAACATCGAGTGCAAGCTGGTCGATCCCGAGTCCGGCCAGGAGGTCGGCGTCGGCGAGCGCGGCGAGCTGTGGGTGAAGGGCCCGAACGTGATGGTCGGGTACCTCAACAACACCGACGCCACCGACGCCACCAAGGACGCCGAGGGCTTCCTGCACACCGGTGACATCGCCGTCGTCGACGACGAGGGCGTCTACTCGATCGTCGACCGGGTCAAGGAGCTCATCAAGTACAAGGGCTACCAGGTGCCGCCCGCCGAGCTGGAGGCCCTGCTCCTGACCCACGAGAAGATCGCCGACACCGCGGTGATCGGGGTCAAGGACGCCGAGGGCGAGGAGGTCCCGAAGGCGTTCGTGGTGAAGCAGGCCTCGGGTGCGGACCTGACCGAGGACGAGGTCATGTCGTTCGTCGCCGGGAAGGTCGCCCCGCACAAGAAGGTGCGGGTGGTCGAGTTCATCGACCAGATCCCGAAGTCGGCGTCGGGCAAGATCCTGCGCAAGGACCTGCGGGCCCGGGAGACGTCGAACGCCTGA